A part of Deltaproteobacteria bacterium genomic DNA contains:
- a CDS encoding protein kinase has protein sequence MPKVSKLETQSFYRGPGSRGKFAKCNLYMEWDNQCLQYRETLIWKKLFFNKVVNWEAKPGGYRGTFIDTRYPPSIVLRTASGTGTEEREFAIRHLEFDNWLYWIIRSLLKYSKAPIPDEQLSGLSSKHKAKVLTRRDMSAFDQSHEVFITILEKLSKETDKSVLGTDQKTFAKSSQDIPKMKFGALKTYVEDGTTTGGIAYGKVGKKIGTGGSDAVIFEIQKLLEPVLIKNTAGAGYTIVRPAEPMIVKVPKYSKDDPTSLKGVIKEARILAALGRHPNIVGLIDAHVHGVNRIYLFLEKGYEDLKSCITKKLSLSPPQIRKYAMGILAGIDHMHQRRVYHLDMKPENVILCQADTPKIIDFGLSKTRIIDSKEDMFDETWYLYGTKEYMPPESWNIGAILKETDLIKRDSFAVGMTIFNALLCPYCGWKAFEVKAGLGESPDIVLQRSHHLMKLVRDAANRKKLTSDGLLILADAASGLIEDKPEIRLTCGQALEFLKADRKQLRQEHTSNRSDVLTAKKEYNYLRDQLKKSGD, from the coding sequence ATGCCCAAAGTCAGCAAACTCGAAACGCAGAGTTTCTACAGAGGCCCCGGCAGCCGAGGCAAATTTGCGAAGTGCAATCTGTATATGGAATGGGATAATCAGTGCCTGCAGTACAGAGAAACCCTGATCTGGAAGAAACTATTTTTCAACAAAGTGGTGAACTGGGAGGCCAAACCCGGCGGATATAGAGGCACTTTTATCGATACCCGGTACCCGCCGAGCATCGTTCTGAGAACCGCATCGGGAACTGGCACGGAAGAAAGGGAATTCGCCATTCGTCACTTAGAGTTTGATAACTGGCTCTACTGGATCATTCGCAGTCTACTTAAATATTCCAAAGCCCCCATCCCGGACGAGCAGCTATCCGGTTTGTCCTCCAAACATAAAGCCAAGGTTCTTACCCGCCGCGATATGTCGGCGTTCGATCAATCGCACGAGGTTTTCATCACCATTTTGGAGAAACTAAGCAAAGAGACTGACAAGAGTGTTCTGGGTACCGATCAAAAGACTTTCGCAAAAAGTTCCCAGGATATCCCCAAGATGAAGTTTGGTGCGCTCAAAACCTATGTAGAAGATGGTACGACGACGGGTGGTATCGCGTATGGTAAAGTTGGCAAAAAAATTGGTACGGGTGGAAGCGATGCCGTGATCTTTGAAATACAAAAGCTGCTGGAACCTGTCCTGATAAAGAACACCGCCGGCGCCGGTTACACGATTGTGCGTCCCGCGGAGCCCATGATTGTCAAGGTGCCCAAATACTCCAAAGATGATCCGACCTCGCTCAAAGGTGTGATAAAAGAAGCCCGCATCCTGGCCGCGCTTGGCCGTCACCCCAATATTGTGGGGCTCATCGATGCTCATGTCCATGGCGTCAACCGTATCTATCTTTTTCTGGAAAAAGGGTATGAGGATCTTAAAAGCTGCATAACCAAAAAGTTGTCCTTAAGTCCGCCTCAGATTCGAAAATACGCCATGGGCATCCTCGCCGGCATCGATCACATGCATCAGCGTCGGGTTTACCACCTGGACATGAAACCGGAAAATGTCATCCTCTGTCAGGCCGACACGCCCAAAATAATCGACTTCGGCCTCTCGAAAACAAGAATCATTGACTCAAAAGAAGATATGTTTGACGAAACTTGGTATTTATATGGCACCAAAGAATATATGCCCCCCGAATCCTGGAATATAGGGGCCATTTTAAAAGAAACCGATTTAATCAAGCGCGACTCCTTCGCCGTCGGCATGACCATCTTTAATGCCCTGCTCTGCCCCTATTGCGGATGGAAGGCGTTTGAGGTCAAGGCCGGACTGGGTGAATCGCCAGATATCGTTCTCCAACGCAGCCATCACTTAATGAAACTGGTACGCGATGCGGCGAACCGTAAAAAGCTCACCAGCGACGGGCTGTTGATCCTGGCCGACGCCGCGAGCGGGTTGATCGAGGATAAGCCCGAAATACGTTTGACCTGCGGGCAGGCTCTGGAGTTTTTGAAGGCGGACCGAAAACAGCTACGGCAGGAGCACACGTCGAATCGCAGCGATGTTCTGACCGCCAAGAAGGAATACAATTACTTGAGGGACCAGCTCAAGAAGTCGGGGGATTGA
- a CDS encoding alpha/beta fold hydrolase, which yields MNPLLPKDQYIKAGEINTRYWSVGDQGSTVILIHGLGASAEIWMHNVDAIAEQHRVYVPDLAGFGRSDKPVSSFTPLDYAYFVDDFMKALNIEQVSLIGQSLGGGIALQYALQYSQKVNNLILADCAGFGKEIIWTLRLMSLPGIGELLSYPSRIGVSIFFKLAVSNHALITEDFIDIYYKLFTQPGSPEFLLKVVRMLVDGRGAREEVLSPIMESLHKIKRPTLIIWGEDDRVFPLKHAYYGKENIPNSQLYIMKQCGHIPNFEQSEDFNKVVLDFLAG from the coding sequence ATGAATCCACTACTTCCTAAGGATCAATACATAAAGGCCGGAGAGATAAATACCCGCTACTGGTCTGTGGGAGATCAGGGATCAACGGTCATTCTCATCCATGGCCTTGGCGCCTCTGCGGAAATATGGATGCACAATGTCGATGCCATTGCAGAACAACACAGGGTTTATGTTCCCGATTTAGCCGGTTTCGGCCGATCTGATAAACCGGTATCATCATTTACACCTCTTGATTACGCCTACTTCGTTGATGATTTCATGAAGGCCTTGAATATCGAACAGGTATCCCTTATAGGTCAATCCCTCGGCGGAGGTATTGCACTCCAGTATGCCCTTCAGTATTCACAAAAAGTGAATAATCTGATATTGGCCGACTGTGCGGGTTTTGGTAAAGAGATCATTTGGACGCTGCGGTTGATGTCACTTCCCGGGATAGGAGAGTTACTATCATATCCCAGCCGTATCGGTGTCAGCATTTTCTTCAAATTAGCGGTTAGCAACCATGCATTGATAACCGAAGATTTCATTGACATCTATTATAAATTGTTTACACAGCCAGGATCACCAGAATTTCTCTTAAAGGTTGTCCGCATGTTGGTCGATGGCCGCGGTGCAAGAGAGGAAGTTCTGTCTCCTATTATGGAGAGTCTTCATAAAATAAAGCGGCCTACGCTGATCATCTGGGGTGAAGATGATCGTGTTTTTCCCCTTAAGCATGCCTACTATGGGAAAGAAAATATCCCCAATTCTCAACTTTACATTATGAAGCAATGTGGACATATTCCAAACTTTGAGCAATCAGAAGATTTTAACAAGGTCGTACTTGATTTCCTGGCCGGATAA
- a CDS encoding nitroreductase family protein, with protein sequence MDFKTLLTNRRAIRDFQNKEVPLSVIKEIIQDTCLAPTATNGQPCKFIIIQNRDYIKKLSDESKRNLLSDLEQNPDSPLKNYEPRLRDEQFNVFYNAPCLAYFIGPKDIHSLDVDCALTVAYFMFSATSRGLGTCWIGLGAHIRDYKILSDIGVPKDCEIVAPIILGYPTSIPPASERHAPDIVKII encoded by the coding sequence TAAGACACTCTTAACAAACAGGCGTGCCATCAGAGATTTTCAAAACAAAGAAGTGCCTTTATCAGTCATAAAGGAAATTATCCAGGATACCTGTCTTGCCCCGACGGCCACTAACGGCCAACCATGTAAGTTTATCATTATTCAAAACCGTGATTACATCAAAAAGCTTTCTGATGAAAGCAAGAGGAATCTTCTTTCCGACCTTGAACAGAACCCCGACTCACCTCTGAAAAACTATGAACCACGTCTGCGTGACGAGCAGTTCAATGTTTTTTACAATGCGCCCTGCCTAGCCTATTTCATTGGTCCAAAAGATATTCATTCACTTGATGTAGACTGTGCCCTGACCGTTGCATATTTTATGTTTTCAGCCACCTCCAGGGGATTGGGAACCTGCTGGATTGGATTAGGGGCACATATCCGTGATTATAAAATACTGAGTGATATTGGAGTACCAAAGGATTGTGAAATAGTGGCGCCGATTATTCTTGGTTACCCTACAAGTATACCTCCTGCTTCTGAAAGGCATGCGCCAGATATAGTAAAAATTATCTGA